The sequence TGGGTACAGATGAACTTGTTACAGCAATCTTAAACCCGCACTAACTGGGTTATACCGAGTAAATCATGGGCGACAGATAGTAAGTCGCTGTGGATGCGAGTGGGTTGAAATTTTTTCAGCATATAAGAACTACGAATCCCACAGGTAACAGCAATTGTCGGAATTCCTAATGCTTGTCCTGCTAATATATCAGCTTCGGTATCTCCCACCATCCAACTTGATAGGGGAGATTGTTCTGTAATTGCTTGTGACAAAAGTTGTGTTTTTGCTTCCGAGTAGTTTTGATAAGCTATCTGGCTATCTTCAGTACCGTAGATGCCACTAAATAAACGTGCCAAACCGTAATTTATTAATATCTGTGTAGCTTCGGCGCGATCGCGTAATGTCACTAATACTAACTTGACTCCCTGAGAATGCAGCAGTGCCAATGCCCAACTCACTCCAGGCTGCATCTTATCTTTATTTAATAAACTAGGTTGATTGACAATTTCACAGACATTCCCTAAAAAAGAATCAATCTGTTCCCCCTGCAAACCAGAACGCATGGCAATTTCCACATCAGGAACTCGATCTTGCTTCATTTCCCAAAACTGCTGTTTACTCAGTACTTGGATGGGCAGGCTCATGCCTTGAGCTTGATATGATGCCACTAGATCCGCTAGTGCGATCTGATAGGTGCTGTAGTATCGTTCCGAGACATTAACTATCGGGCCGTCAAAGTCACAGAACACCGTCATCCCTAACTTATTGGGGTAATCTCGACACTGATAAAAAGGTGATTGCAATTTTGAACCTGTCGTTCCTGTCATCAAAAGTTACTCAAATTTGCTTTTTGATACATTTTTTTACATTATCAATAAAAACATAAGTTGTCATGTACTTTAGTTACTAAAAATAATTAGAAAAACCTATATTAAGTAGAAGTATATCCCCTAAACCTGAGCAACTACTTATATACATAGCTCATAACTTAATTACTACTTACTTATTAAGTTTATAGGTTTTAGTTATTGGTACACAAGGATTAAACTCAGGGTAAACGAGCAAGTTGACCTTGTTGACGAGCTAATAAGTATTTCAGCGTTTCGATAATATTGAGGAGAACACAAACAGAGGTACTTTGTGAATATATTCGTACTCTCAAAAAAAAATCAAAAAGACTGGAGATTGAGACGGCATCGTTGGCGCAACCTGCGTGGAGCGCATACCGTCCCAATCTCCCTACTATTCCCCTCACCACTAAGTTGCGCTGTGGTGGGAGTACCTTTGTGGAGGCTTAGATGGAAAACTCTCCCGTAGACGCTCAAACCGATTCTTCCCAAGTATTATCAGCGTCTTTTTTAGGAACACCATTGGATCGAGCAATGATGCAGCGATGTATTGAACTTGCTCGTCGCGCTTTAGGGCGAACAGCACCTAACCCTTTAGTAGGTTCTGTAATTGTTAAAGACGGCCAAATTATTGGCGAAGGATTTCATCCAGGTGCGGGTAATCCCCATGCAGAAGTATTCGCTTTGCGAGAGGCGGGCGATCTAGCTGTTGGTGCAACTATTTATGTAAATCTAGAGCCTTGCAATCACTATGGACGGACACCACCTTGTTCGGAAGCCTTAATTGGGGCTGGGGTGGCTAAGGTGGTGGTAGGCATGGTTGATCCCGATCCTCGTGTATCGGGTGGAGGTATAGCAAGATTACAGCAGGCTGGGATTGAAGTATTAGTAGGCGTAGAAGAGGAAGCTTGTCGCCAACTAAATGAAGCTTTTATTCATCGTATTCTCTACCAGCGCCCATTTGGAATTTTAAAATATGCGATGACCCTGGATGGTAAGATTGCCACTACCACAGGACACAGCGCTTGGATTACTAGCCCTGATGCTCGTCATATAGTGCATCAGTTACGTGCAGCTTGTGATGCCGTAATTGTCGGTGGAAATACAGTGCGCTTAGACAATCCCAGGTTGACTAGCCATCAGACATATACTCATAATCCCTTGCGGGTAGTGATGAGCCGAAATTTAGACTTACCAATAGACGCATATCTTTGGGAAACAACAGATGCACCAACGCTGGTATTAACAGAAGCAAATGCCTCTCCCGATTTACAGCAAATGTTGCTGAAAAAGAACGTTGAAGTGGTAGAGTTAACGCCGTTAACTCCTGCAAAAGTAATGGAATATTTATATCAGCGAAACTTGCTGTCTGTATTATGGGAATGTGGGGGTACATTAGCGGCTTCTGCGATCGCACAAGGCGCTGTTCAAAAAGTGCTGGCTTTTATTGCTCCAAAAATAGTTGGCGGCAAGACAGCACCTTCACCTGTGGGAGATTTGGGATTGGCACTGATGACTGAGGCTATAACTCTAGAAAGAGTTACATGGCGACCAGTTGGTTCAGATTGTATGCTTGAAGGTTATTTGCCACTTCTACCCAGATAAAAGCAGTTAGCAATCAGGTATCAGTAGTCAGCTTTTTATGGTAATTACAAGGAATTTTGTACTAACCAACCTGGGATATCCTGGGAGGATTCCGCCCACTATAGGTAGCACCTAAAGCCGCATAATCGCTATTCGATTTACCACTGTTCTCAAGGAATTTATTAACTTTGTTATTGATATAGCAATAAAAATATGCTTGAAGTCATAATTGGCAGCGTCTTAGTGGGGAGTCTGGGTCTACAGACGCTTTCCGTAAGTGGCTGGCTATACTGGCGACAGCAAACTATTCGTAAACAAAATGAAGGGGAGGAGGAGGAGGACATCTTGACTAGCTTTGAATCAAAAGAAGAGCTTGCTATAGTACGGCAACCACTACAAAGACAAAACAATAGTTCTGCGATCGAGCCTGTTAAAAACAAAGATCCGCGATTAATGGGCTGGGAATTTAAGATTGTGCGAGCTAAAAGAGATTTATTTCGCGATCCAAAGATTTTTCAGCAGCTATGTGAAGAAGAAGGATTAGCTGGTTGGATATTACTAGAAAAACTTGACGATCGGCGGGCGCGGTTTAAGCGACCAATTGCCCTACGTGAGATTGTTAATCCAGAATTTCTATCTTTCGACCCTTACCGCTCATTCTATGGCCCCACTTGGACAACTATGAATTGGTTGGGTACGTTAGCCGCAGTTTTAACCTTAATAGCGCCTGCATATTTGGGGTATACCTATGTATCTAGAGGACTGGTTCGTTCCCAAGAGCGACCACCTGCTCCTCCAGCCCAACAGTTACCTCCTCAAGAAAAACCACCAGCATTCTAATAACCATGAGACTGGCGTGTCTTAGATAGTTTGGTTACATCCCAAGATGGATGTAAATTTTGCTCAGTGTATTTAACCCTCAATTTAGGTAATTCAGGACTTACGCATTCGTGGTACGCGGGCATCTTGCCCGCAGTATAGTTTGTGATCTGATTACTAATGTTGCTCATAAAAAAGCCATCAGTGAATGCGATCGCCTGGTAATTTGGACAGTGATTTAAACTCAAAATGCACTGTCTGATTAAACTTTATCTTTTTGAGGTGTTGCAATACCCAATTTCAGCAAATTAGCCTCAAGTTCTTGAATAAATTTACAATCTACTTCCGGGAGAGGTGGGTTTTCACTTCTTTCATTATTTTTTTCTAAGAATGTAAATGCCTGCCGAAATTCACGCGGATTTGCTGCAATTGGGGCATCAAAATGACAGGGAATAATCTGGTTAAAATCCCAACTAGCAACCTGTGAAGCCCAATTAATCACTTTCATTGGTGCTTGAGGAAGAATCAGAGTTTGCAAAATCGGTGCTACAAACAATCGTCCACCCCCTCGCAGAGCATCAAATGACTCTTTCCAGTTT comes from Oculatellaceae cyanobacterium and encodes:
- the ribD gene encoding bifunctional diaminohydroxyphosphoribosylaminopyrimidine deaminase/5-amino-6-(5-phosphoribosylamino)uracil reductase RibD; its protein translation is MENSPVDAQTDSSQVLSASFLGTPLDRAMMQRCIELARRALGRTAPNPLVGSVIVKDGQIIGEGFHPGAGNPHAEVFALREAGDLAVGATIYVNLEPCNHYGRTPPCSEALIGAGVAKVVVGMVDPDPRVSGGGIARLQQAGIEVLVGVEEEACRQLNEAFIHRILYQRPFGILKYAMTLDGKIATTTGHSAWITSPDARHIVHQLRAACDAVIVGGNTVRLDNPRLTSHQTYTHNPLRVVMSRNLDLPIDAYLWETTDAPTLVLTEANASPDLQQMLLKKNVEVVELTPLTPAKVMEYLYQRNLLSVLWECGGTLAASAIAQGAVQKVLAFIAPKIVGGKTAPSPVGDLGLALMTEAITLERVTWRPVGSDCMLEGYLPLLPR
- a CDS encoding HAD family hydrolase; this translates as MTGTTGSKLQSPFYQCRDYPNKLGMTVFCDFDGPIVNVSERYYSTYQIALADLVASYQAQGMSLPIQVLSKQQFWEMKQDRVPDVEIAMRSGLQGEQIDSFLGNVCEIVNQPSLLNKDKMQPGVSWALALLHSQGVKLVLVTLRDRAEATQILINYGLARLFSGIYGTEDSQIAYQNYSEAKTQLLSQAITEQSPLSSWMVGDTEADILAGQALGIPTIAVTCGIRSSYMLKKFQPTRIHSDLLSVAHDLLGITQLVRV